AGCACGGCGTCGCCATCACGACTCTCTTCTACGAgcagctgctgaagaagCACCCCCAGCTGAACAAcatcttcaactcctccCACCAGGCCACCGGAGTGCAGCCCGCCGCTCTCGCCCACGCCGTCTGGGCCTACGCCAGCAACATCGACAACCCCGGCGCCCTTGCTACTGCAGTCTCGCGCATTGGCCATAAACATGCCAGTCTGGGCGTTGCCCCTGAGCACTATCCCATCGTCGGCGAGCATCTCCTGAGCGCCATCAAGCAGGTCCTGGGCGACGCCGTGACTCCCCCCGTCGTCGACGCGTGGACTGCCGCATACCAGCAGCTCGcagatatcttcatctccttcgaAGACGGCCTCTACAAGCAGGCGACGCAGACCCCCGGGGGATGGAAGGGATGGCGCAAGTTCGTCATTGCCGATAAAGTCAACGAGAGCGACGAGatcatctccttccaccTGGTCCCCGAAGACAAGACCGACCTCCCCACGTATAAACCGGGCCAGTTCGTCAGTGTGCGCTGCTTCGTGCCGGAGCTGGGCGTCTACCAGCCGCGACAGTACAGTCTGTCCGATATCCCCAATCGCCAGTACTTCCAGATCTCCGTCAAGAAGGAGTTTGCGTCGGGGGCTCGTCCGGCCGGTCGCATTTCGAATGTCCTGCACGAGGCGCTTCCAAAGGGCGCCGAGGTGGAGATCAGCATGCCCTTTGGCGATTTCGTGCTGGATGCGAATGCCACGACGCccgtggtgttgatgagtggtggtgttggcCTGACGCCGATGATGTCTATGCTCAAGACCGTCACGACCGAGTCGAAGTCGCGCCCGGCGGTGTTTGTGCACGCGGCTCGCAATGGCCGGGTCCATGCGATGAAGGACACTCTGGCCAGGATCATGGCTGAGAATCCGCAGGTTGGCAAGGCTGTCTTCTACGaggaggtggcggagggCGACAAGCAGGGCGTGGACTACGACCATGTCGGCCGCGTCGAGGTGTCACAGATCAAGGACCAGGTTCTCCTGCCAGACGCCGATTATTACATCTGTGGGCCATCGCCGTTCATGAAGGCGCAGAGTGAGGCCCTGGAGGGACTGGGGGTCAGCCCTAACCGGATCCATATGGAAGTCTTTGGCTCGCCGACTGCATAGActgtataataataataataacaaccCTGTACAATAAAATAATACCAATCGCTTTTCATCAGTGGGATGGGCTGATCTGCAGTAACGACCAATTACAGCAGACATCACACTGCACTAATGTTCTTCGAGATTAGAGCTGACCGGCGATAATTTCTCTCGTCAGCACCTCACCTGCATTCCCCCCACGCCATGGAGCCTCAAAAGGGCTGGCAGTTCCAGGACAACTCTCGCTCCTCGTGGGACATTGTCTGGACATGCCTgaccaccatcttcgcctgTACATGGACCATCCTGCACCAAAACGTGCCCACGCGGTATGTCTCCGAGAACGAGGCCACtgccctcaagctccttaCGTGGACCATGACCGTGCTGGCCCCAGAGCTGCTCTTCCTGATGGCCCTGGAAGAGTTATGGGACGCCCACTCGATGGCAAAACGCTGCAATGCCGCCCAGGAGAGCACCGGTAGCAGCGACTCCGCGACAGGAGAGCCCACGTCGTGGCTATACAACCGAACCAGCGCGTTGTCTGAAGCAGCCCACCCCGGCGACGACATGCAGCTGTACGCTCTCCCCGCACGCTGGACGGTCGCGCAATGCTTCTGTGTCAAAATGAACGGGGTGACTCTGGAGACAGAGGACGGATGGATCTTCTATGTCAATGATGACCAGATCGTCGCCTTCGTCGAGGCAGGCGTTATCAGGAGTCGCGACTTCACCGATCGAGACATCTCAGACCGAGCAAAGTCGGATCCCTTTTCGAAGGCGTTTACCGTTTTCCAGAGTACCTGGGTCATCGTCAACATCGTCGCTCGCGCTGGGTATAACCTCCCCATCACCCCGCTGGAGTTCTCGACGCTGGCCTACGTCGCCTGCGCCCTGATGACCTACGCCTGCTGGTGGAACAAGCCCCAGGGAATGGCCGTTCCCATAACGCTGTTCCTGCGATGCACTCGCGCTAGcctgccgccgccgattcAAAGCCTGACTGATGCATTTCCGAAGCGATGGGAGCATCGCCGTGTCTTCTCGCGCAGCCGCGCCGTTACCGTATTCCGGCGCTTAGGGACAAAGCTCGAGACTGATTTTACGGCCGAGCCCGCGGAGGGAGGCGCAAGACGAGGCTTTTCGGGGCGGACAGTGAACGAAGAGTCCTTTTCGAACCTGCTGATCGCCCTGTCAGGGCTTATCTTCTGCGGACTTCATGTCGCTGCGTAAGTAGAACTGCGGGGCCCTGGCTGTCGCCACTGCTAACGCTTGATCGCAGATGGAATTTCCCATTCCCCACGCGTGCTGAAGTCATCGTCTGGCGGGTACTCGCGCTCGTTGGGCTTGGATCGGTGGCTGTAATGTATGTAGTCGGGCAAGGGCCAACCACTCTGACATGGCTCCGCGATAAAGGCGCTACTTTGCCCCGCTGGACCCAAAGATTCAGTGACCTGGAAGGGGGGTTTACTGGAGGGGAAGTGGTCTTGTCTTGCCTTTTTCTGATATTGTACGTCCTGGCTCGCCTGGGACTGATGGCGTTGACGCTGTCTTCGTTGCGAGCGCTGCCTGCTGGCGCCTATACTGCGGTGGTCTGGCTGGAGTCCATTCCGCACATATAATTAATGCATTATATTTAGCCAGCTGAAACAACTTAATCCTATTTAGTCTCTTTCCTGCGCCGGTTCCAGCGAACAGACCTGCAGATTGGTTGTCCCGCAGTGGCGGCTGACGGATGTTTCAGCAGAGTCACATTTAGGGCTGTATACGAACACTTAAAGACGCAGGATCCCCTGAAAGCCAGATGGCAATCATTAACTACTTCTTTAACCATTTGTCATCTTTTATTATCAAAATGTCCGCTCCCCCATTCGAGCCCATCGTCGTCAACAGCGGCTTTGAGACTGGCCTGCTCGCTCCTTGGATCCCCTCCGaccctgctgctgcaaccaTCGCCAACGGAACCCTGGCCTATACAGGAGACTACTATCTGTAAGAAACACTCTCTGCCTTGGAATATTCTTCTGACCTGCAGTGCCCTTCGAAATGCCCCCGGCAACCGCGCCAACTGGGTGCACCAGCCCCTGAACGACCTCGACGCCAGCACCAACTACACCGTCACTGTGCAAGTCTCAGGCCCTGCTGTCTCTGCTGCAAACTACTGCTCAGCCTGGGTCCATGTCGGCGCCAACGTTACCACCGGCCTCATCGACCAGGTCGACCTCAGCTATGATGACTTTGGGAAATGGCTGACCCTCGAGGGGCAGTTCCAGCCAAAGACTGACTCGGTCGAGCTGTATCTGCGTGCTGCCTGCACCCTCTCGGGGGCCTCGCATACCAGTGTTCTTTTCTGGGATGACATTGTCGTGGCGCCGGCTCCTGTGCTGGACTAGTGTTGAacagtatatataataatatgcATAAAAAGACTCCTAGTGTCTATTCTGGTCCTCTCCACTGTCCCACCGAGGAGCTGTCTGCCCAAGTTTCGCACATAGCTCGCCCAGGGCTCGCCTATCTTCCTCCCACTGACTGGCAGACGGCCAAGGGGGTATCCTATCCTGCTCGACCTCCCACTGCTCGCAATCCGCCTGCCATGCGTACTGGCCGCTCTCGCGCGCCTCCAAGAATGCATCGTAAGACTCCTCATGAAAATCCATCTCCATGGCCGTCTCCCCCTCGAACGGCGGCCTGTTATCGAAACAAGTGATGTCCACCCAACGGCCGTACCGGAAATGCTGCAGACGCGGCAGCTCGTCCTTGAATGCTCGGAAGTAGTCTGCCCAGCGCCCGTCGTACTCCGCCCACCTGTGACCGGTCTCTTCGTCATGGTAGCTGAACCTCTCTAATGGAAGAAGCGTTACAGTGTCGGCCCATTCCAGGGCCATGGCGTAGAGAATGGTGCAGTTGTCTAGATACAGCTCTGTGAGCGTCGCGGCGTGGGAGAGGATCCAGTTTAGCTGGGAATTGTCGGCGAAAGCGTAGTTCCCCAGAGCCAAGGTATTAAGATGCGGGAAATGAATGCCAGTGAAGTCGAGAATGGGATAAAAGCCAGAGCGAAGGTCGGAATAGAGAGTGAGGTGCCTCAGTGTCGACATTGCTGGCCGCAGCCAGAATGCAGGCAGCTCGCGTGGGAAGGTCTGAGCTTCCTGTTTCTGTCAAAACGTTAGATTGCACTCATCAAGCTTATTTTAGGGGGAATACTTTATAGGTGTCGCTTGGAGGGTCATCCCAGTGCTCGTTGACGATGTTGAGCCGGAGAGACTCAAGACCTCCCAAGACCTTCTTTATATCGGCCACCACGGTCGGATCTGTCTCGTGGACGTTGTGCAAGTCCTGGATAGCCAgttccttcagcttctgggGCTGCGCAACGAATGCAGCGAATGCTCTCTCCATCACAGGCTCGCGGAAGGTATCAGGACATTGCGGAGTCACCCATTCCCCGTTGGAATGCTCCCAGTGGAAGCACAAAGCAACGCTCTGCAGGCGAGGGAAGTCCTTTAGATGGTCAAATAGGTTCCAGAATCGTCGGGGGACCTCTGTTTCCTCATGGTAGTCCTCGCCTTGCGTGTCTTTAAATTCGCCGCGCTGTTACACAATGAGCTTAACCATCCATGTCTTGTCAGTTGTCACAATTACCTCGTCCAGGTCAAATGTGACGAGGTAGAGCTTCGTCACATATGATGCTACATCCGGCCTTTGCAGGATATTCTGCAGTCGATTGCAGCTGGCTTCCAGGGGGAAGACACTGATGGTCTCGAACACCCAGCGTCTGGCCACGTCGCCCAGCAGGCGATTCATCAAGCGAAGGCCTTTGCGACTGGGAAGATCTGCATAATAGCAGTTGCGATGGAGGATCTCGATCGGCAGGGACAGAAGTTGGGCCATCGCTGGTACAGACTTGGTACTTGATGGAGTGGGAATGGGCTGCTTATCATTTATGCTTTGCAGGCACCGCTGGGAATTGGCCCCAATCTGCCTGTAGGATCGGCGTCTCTAACTGTTAGTAGTCTAGGGATATTTAGATCTACATTGCAGACCAGGCCACTATTCTCATTCTACAGACAAAGCATTCTATTCTATAATCACCGGTTCAGGGCTTCGTTCTCCAGATCGTGCCCctgctccatctccttcactCGCTCGCCCTCACTCCCTGCCCAGTCCTGCTGCGCAATCTTGACTGACGCTGCTGTCAATTGTTCCTCGAGTCCCAGAGTCCTGGCAGTAAATACAAAAAGTAAACCCTCGACCTCGGGCGCATGCATCGTCAGCCCATGGTTGTCCCCCTTGAATATCTTCATGTCTCGGTATCCCGAAGGCCCGTACTGCTGATATAGAGACTCGGAGCATTCATGCGAGAGACAGGTATCGCCGCTTCCGTGCAGCAAGAGCAAGGGCCTTGGGCTCAGCTTGCTGACCCCCGATGTCCCTGCGGTCTGGGTTGCCACTGTTGCCACGCCCCAGACTCGCTTGGGCTCTTGTGCTGCGACGGTGAAGCAGGGACTGCCGCCAAAGGACCATCCGATAACAACGAACCGGCTGGATTCGAAATGCTCATCCAGCCAGTCCATTGTGGAGAGCACGTCTGGGACACAGTAGTGGGTTCGTGCTGGGACGCGGTAGTCCAGTCGGACGACGGGGACTCCTGTGAGGATTGCGAGCTTGTCTGCGAGAGACGGATATATCCCTATGTGCAGAGTCAGAATATATTCTTCCTTCTATTGAAGCGTGAAGGGATACCTGATGGTCCGCTCACTCCGCCTCCTGCACCACTGATCAGGATCACCGCTGCGTTTCCCACCTCGGCGGCGTCGTAGTCGCGTGGCTCATGGAGAATAGCTGGTGCTTCATGATCAAGCGGATCTTTAACTTCGATTTTGACATGCCTGGCTTGGACCTCTTCAGCGCGTATACTTCCGAGCTTGGGTGGGTGTATTGGACCCAGCTGGGAGAGCGGGCGTTGTGATAGGGTAGTCATGTTTGCAGTATTTGAATATATAAATGCCATGTTAAACAACTGAATTACTGTTATGACATCTAAACGAATGCGAATTTGTCCTGGCGTTGACATCATTGGGCCTTGATATCAGACTGGCGCGGTGGCGACTCAGCTCCACACAAGACAACTCTATACAGAGTTAAATGGAAGTAAAAACAGAATGCATACTATATGTTTAAATATAACCCCTACGGCAGCTCCGTCATGGTATAATCGTCTATCCCTTGTTGAACAGACGCTGGTCATAATCTACAACGCTCTCCAGCAGAGCCTGAGTCCCGAGTGCACTGCATTCCGCGTTAATACCCACAACTATATTAAAGCAAGAGAACTTACCAATCTTCCGGGGTGCAATATTCGGTAGGATGGTGGCTGACACCGTCACGACAAGGAACAAAGATCATCGCTGTCGGGCAGTGTCGACTTGTATACACGCTGTCATGGCCGGCACCACTCGTAATCTCCATCCAGCCCTCCTCCCCAAGTAGCCCATTTGCGGCAGTCTTGATAGACTGGATACAGTCAGGGTGGAACTGCGTAGCTGGAGAGTCTGTGTCCATCGTCCATTCAAGGCGGACAccctttccatcctcggACGAGATGCGCTGGAAGGTCTGCAGACACTCCTTTTCCACGGCGTGTACAACGTCATCCTTTGGATGCCGGATATCCAGCGTGAAAGCCACCTCTGAAGCCACAGTGTTGGTAGACGAGTTTTCTGGGAGCTTGAGGATGCCCGTGGAGGCGAGGGCACCGTGGCGCTTGGCCACCTCGTTGCTCGCCACGATCATCTTCGATGCAGCCAGAAGGGGATCGCGGCGCGCACTGAATGGTGTCGTCCCTGTGTGTGCATCTTGGCCAGTGACGGTGAATGTGAGCCAGCGATAGCCCTGGGCGCCCGTCACCACTCCAATAGACCGGCTGGTTTCTGGCAAGATGGGACCCTGCTCGATGTGCAGTTCAAAGTGCGCCCCCAATGGATATGCCTCGTGCGAGCAGGGAATATCACCAAGATAGCCGTGTCTCTCCAGTTCCGACCGGAGTGATACTCTCTCGTCCTGGATATCACGGAGGTCCCATGCAGCCTGGATCGGAATGCCCCCAGCCCAGACTCCAGACGAACACATGGACTTGGGGAACCGGGCGCCTTCCTCACTGTCGCAAGTATTAGCATACTCTCAAATGATACTGATAGCACCCACTTGGTCCAGTTGACGATGCCAACATCGTAGTTTGTCTGAAAGTCGTTCTCCCTCATCGTCCGCAGCACCTCCAGAGCACTCGTCACACCTAGGATGCCATCGTAGCGACCACCTCTGGGCTGTGTATCCAGATGACTCCCCATTGCGATCATGGGCGCATTAGACCTTAGACGGCCGCTCTGCCGGGCAAACATGTTGCCCATCTGGTCGATGGAGAGCGAGCATCCGAGCTTGCGGACCTCGTCGGCAAACCACCGTCGCACCTTTGCATCGTCGTCTGTTAACGTCAGACGAGCCATCCCGGTATCATTGGGGCCTCTGGTAGTTGTCAGCATAGGCTCATCCATATAAAGTGTGGGTACTTACTCTCCCCAGCGATGGGCAGAACCCCATTTGCAGGTTTCGTGGATCGTTTCGGACAGCCGCGCCTGGTTAATTCTGAGCCCAGACGGCGTGAGCTTGGGCATTTTGCTAATCTTCATAGTTGCGAGTCATGAATGTGATTAACTGAGATTTAGTCGGTTTTCGTGGATTTAACAAGACGCTGGTCGGGCGCCTTCTGTGAACACGGTGGAGCTGGATGCGCCCTCCAAGGACAGCGAAAAACGGAACGAAGCATCTGCATTTCGGCGAACTTCAATACACTTATTGCTTGGAATAAAGAGATGGCATTATTCCAATTCTTGACGAAGTGGAACTCTAACCCTAAGTAACCCAAAACGGCTACATTCGACGCCAGTTTAAGCATTGTACCCAGATCTCAGCCAAAACATCTCGTGGATGGAATTATAAGGCAGATTAGCGTACTGAAAGTACTGAAACCGATGTACCTCTCGTATCTACTCGGAAACTGCATATGCTGCTCCAATAGGCGATGGGCCACGCCTATGCCAGCACATTTCATTGCACTGAAGCTGCCAAGTATATGTACAATGGCCCTACACCGTACTTTCAGACATCATGACATTGACCTGTCAGACTCTTTTTCTTCATGAAGCTGGTTCAGCTGGCCACCTTCAGTGCACTGCATGGTATGATGTTGTCCTAACTGTTAATGTCTGCCCACACTGCCGATCTTCGGCACCCGAtcgtttggatttggatagTAATGATGTAGATCATATGTAGTATGCATGTTCCAGGGTGCTAATAGAGGTATCAAGCAAGGTGAAGATGGTATGAAGGGTCATTCAGATCAAGCACGATCCTTGCGTCATCATCGTATTTAATGTTTAAACAGTCCTTGACACTCGCTACATTTCCCCCACAATCAAGGATCCCAATTAGACTTCATATCTGCTCTTTATACCACATCCATCGAGAGGTCCTTGAAATAAACAATGGCACCACATCTTGATAACGATGCAGCTACGGCAAATAGAGCACCTGCCGAAATAAAACTGGTTACGATATCGGCTGCAAACCTTTTGAATGGTGACAAGCAGACCCAAGATGATCTGTTGGACGCTTGTACATCCCTGGGATTTTTCTATCTGGATTGTCGGGACCATCCATTTCAACCCACTATGAGCCTGGTAGACAAGGTTTCAGCCATGGCACTCGAATTCTACGATCTCCCTCTGGCTTCCAAGGAGCAATGGACCAAATTGTCTTTTGACGAGGTCAAGGTTGTGCCTTTCGCGTTAGTCTTCACTCCTCCCCAGTCCCCGTCCGGCATCCTGCTGACAGTCTGTAAAGATACAAACCAGTTGGCAAACAAGAAGGGGCCGTGAAGGGCAAAAAGGATGGGTGGGAAGGAATTATAGTCGGTTTTTGAAAACACATTAAGCCTAAACCAGTGCGAATTCTATGGCTAACAGATCAAAAATACCCTTAGATGATGGAAGCCCCGATGGCCCAGGTTCCTCCAATTTCTCCCTTCCCGGGACCGAAAGTCCTTCAAGATTCCAGGAGTCTTATCCAAGAGACTCAGAGCCACCTTGGCCAGCTCAGTCGAGCAATGGTCGAAAGCCTTTCACGCTCACTGGGCATGGCCGGCAGCAGGAGCCTAACCCATTATCATCAGACAGACATCTCCGCTCCAAGTGACCTCGAAGTTCTGAAGTATCTGCCGTACACCCCTGGTTCTGAGAATGTTGGCCATATTCCTCATACAGATCTGGGCAGTATCTCTATGGTTTTCTCGGAAGTTGGTGGCCTACAGGTCTTTCACCCCATCCAGGAGGAGTGGATGTTCGTCCCACCAAAGCCAGGCCATGCAGTATGCAATATTGGAGATTCCATGGAGTTCTTTTCAGGGAATGTGCTGCGATCCTCACTGCACCGTGTCGTCCCTTACACACAAGATCCAGGCAGAACCAAACTCTCCATCATCCACTTCTTGCGGCCGAATGGGGATACCGAATTCACCGGTGCAGATGGACAGCAGTGGAAGGTCTCTGACTGGAATACGATGAAGCATAAACAGTTCTACGAGCGTCAACACCGTCTGGATATTGTGACCCGTCGGGAGGGACAGAATGACTTTTGGCAAGAAAAGGCTGTGGCGGCGTAGGACACCGTTGTACCTCTACTTCAGTGAAGAAATTCGGGTAACAGAATTTATTCATGGGCTAATCAGAACTTTTACCCTGTTAACGAGTCTAAAACTTCCCTGATATGCAGAGGAAGATAATAAGTATTTGCCAGTCCCAGGCCCAATGCACCATTCAACCGTATCAGCCCCAGGTCCATCATGTCCCAGCCTCGTCCTTGACTCCGGAGGGCTTGCTGCCACGTATACACCAGTCTCTTCGCGCGCAGGGCATGTTCCTTTGTAGGCGCTTGGACAAGCAGTAAAAGCATGAAATTGCTCACGGTCGCGAATCCGATTCGACACCCTACAAAGCATTAACGTTATACTAGTTAAAGAAACAGGGTaaagggaaagagaactGACATGAATACCAGAAATTCCCCATTTCTCGGGCTTCCATACGCGATATAAGCCGTAGCATACTGGCTGCACAGTTCTCTGCGGCACTCAAGACAATCGGCACTGACTTGTCCTCGATGGTTACTGTCACTGCTGGGATATCTTCCCCGACTACCTCGTCTACATCAATAATCTGGGCTATGTAATCGTCTACCGTAAGGTCTGGGAAGAAGTGCAGCTGCTCTGTTTCGTCGATGaggcgaggcggaggttTAGAGGGGACCATGGGCCGGAGCAGTGCTCGGAATATGAAGACTTCCAGCAGCAGGTACGCAAAGTGCACACATGTGGATAGGTCTGGGCCAGCAGAGGTTCCGTCTTGTGCCAGGGGAGCAGGGATTAGTGAGAGCCATTCTTGGAGCTTTCGTAGAAGGGCGCGCGATGTCTGCAAGGAGTCTGCAAAGTCGGACGACAGCCGCTGGGCTGACCAGAGGGAGCTTCATCAGTTAGCAGAATTCTTTGAGAGGCGGGTAGCCACTTACTACATCGAGCTTTGAATTTCATCGGCGATCA
This is a stretch of genomic DNA from Aspergillus puulaauensis MK2 DNA, chromosome 8, nearly complete sequence. It encodes these proteins:
- a CDS encoding uncharacterized protein (COG:S;~EggNog:ENOG410PIJH;~TransMembrane:3 (o323-342i354-373o409-429i)), yielding MEPQKGWQFQDNSRSSWDIVWTCLTTIFACTWTILHQNVPTRYVSENEATALKLLTWTMTVLAPELLFLMALEELWDAHSMAKRCNAAQESTGSSDSATGEPTSWLYNRTSALSEAAHPGDDMQLYALPARWTVAQCFCVKMNGVTLETEDGWIFYVNDDQIVAFVEAGVIRSRDFTDRDISDRAKSDPFSKAFTVFQSTWVIVNIVARAGYNLPITPLEFSTLAYVACALMTYACWWNKPQGMAVPITLFLRCTRASLPPPIQSLTDAFPKRWEHRRVFSRSRAVTVFRRLGTKLETDFTAEPAEGGARRGFSGRTVNEESFSNLLIALSGLIFCGLHVAAWNFPFPTRAEVIVWRVLALVGLGSVAVMYVVGQGPTTLTWLRDKGATLPRWTQRFSDLEGGFTGGEVVLSCLFLILYVLARLGLMALTLSSLRALPAGAYTAVVWLESIPHI
- a CDS encoding uncharacterized protein (COG:S;~EggNog:ENOG410PV15;~InterPro:IPR032675): MAQLLSLPIEILHRNCYYADLPSRKGLRLMNRLLGDVARRWVFETISVFPLEASCNRLQNILQRPDVASYVTKLYLVTFDLDERGEFKDTQGEDYHEETEVPRRFWNLFDHLKDFPRLQSVALCFHWEHSNGEWVTPQCPDTFREPVMERAFAAFVAQPQKLKELAIQDLHNVHETDPTVVADIKKVLGGLESLRLNIVNEHWDDPPSDTYKKQEAQTFPRELPAFWLRPAMSTLRHLTLYSDLRSGFYPILDFTGIHFPHLNTLALGNYAFADNSQLNWILSHAATLTELYLDNCTILYAMALEWADTVTLLPLERFSYHDEETGHRWAEYDGRWADYFRAFKDELPRLQHFRYGRWVDITCFDNRPPFEGETAMEMDFHEESYDAFLEARESGQYAWQADCEQWEVEQDRIPPWPSASQWEEDRRALGELCAKLGQTAPRWDSGEDQNRH
- a CDS encoding uncharacterized protein (COG:Q;~EggNog:ENOG410PNU8;~InterPro:IPR026992,IPR027443,IPR005123;~PFAM:PF03171,PF14226;~go_function: GO:0016491 - oxidoreductase activity [Evidence IEA];~go_process: GO:0055114 - oxidation-reduction process [Evidence IEA]), translating into MAPHLDNDAATANRAPAEIKLVTISAANLLNGDKQTQDDLLDACTSLGFFYLDCRDHPFQPTMSLVDKVSAMALEFYDLPLASKEQWTKLSFDEVKVVPFAYKPVGKQEGAVKGKKDGWEGIIMMEAPMAQVPPISPFPGPKVLQDSRSLIQETQSHLGQLSRAMVESLSRSLGMAGSRSLTHYHQTDISAPSDLEVLKYLPYTPGSENVGHIPHTDLGSISMVFSEVGGLQVFHPIQEEWMFVPPKPGHAVCNIGDSMEFFSGNVLRSSLHRVVPYTQDPGRTKLSIIHFLRPNGDTEFTGADGQQWKVSDWNTMKHKQFYERQHRLDIVTRREGQNDFWQEKAVAA
- a CDS encoding uncharacterized protein (COG:S;~EggNog:ENOG410PQ7R;~InterPro:IPR000073,IPR029058); this encodes MTTLSQRPLSQLGPIHPPKLGSIRAEEVQARHVKIEVKDPLDHEAPAILHEPRDYDAAEVGNAAVILISGAGGGVSGPSGIYPSLADKLAILTGVPVVRLDYRVPARTHYCVPDVLSTMDWLDEHFESSRFVVIGWSFGGSPCFTVAAQEPKRVWGVATVATQTAGTSGVSKLSPRPLLLLHGSGDTCLSHECSESLYQQYGPSGYRDMKIFKGDNHGLTMHAPEVEGLLFVFTARTLGLEEQLTAASVKIAQQDWAGSEGERVKEMEQGHDLENEALNR
- a CDS encoding uncharacterized protein (COG:C;~EggNog:ENOG410PJPT;~InterPro:IPR012292,IPR001433,IPR009050,IPR017927, IPR008333,IPR023950,IPR000971,IPR017938,IPR039261;~PFAM:PF00042,PF00175,PF00970;~go_function: GO:0008941 - nitric oxide dioxygenase activity [Evidence IEA];~go_function: GO:0016491 - oxidoreductase activity [Evidence IEA];~go_function: GO:0019825 - oxygen binding [Evidence IEA];~go_function: GO:0020037 - heme binding [Evidence IEA];~go_function: GO:0071949 - FAD binding [Evidence IEA];~go_process: GO:0051409 - response to nitrosative stress [Evidence IEA];~go_process: GO:0055114 - oxidation-reduction process [Evidence IEA]) yields the protein MSDAVHLCISAENHDLINLPLLFFPLIQSKFYSYLSNMLNISRQTARTAPRLCRRAYATAALSPQQKQIVKATIPALEQHGVAITTLFYEQLLKKHPQLNNIFNSSHQATGVQPAALAHAVWAYASNIDNPGALATAVSRIGHKHASLGVAPEHYPIVGEHLLSAIKQVLGDAVTPPVVDAWTAAYQQLADIFISFEDGLYKQATQTPGGWKGWRKFVIADKVNESDEIISFHLVPEDKTDLPTYKPGQFVSVRCFVPELGVYQPRQYSLSDIPNRQYFQISVKKEFASGARPAGRISNVLHEALPKGAEVEISMPFGDFVLDANATTPVVLMSGGVGLTPMMSMLKTVTTESKSRPAVFVHAARNGRVHAMKDTLARIMAENPQVGKAVFYEEVAEGDKQGVDYDHVGRVEVSQIKDQVLLPDADYYICGPSPFMKAQSEALEGLGVSPNRIHMEVFGSPTA
- a CDS encoding M20 family metallo-hydrolase (COG:E;~EggNog:ENOG410PHDU;~InterPro:IPR002933,IPR010158,IPR011650,IPR036264;~MEROPS:MER0026469;~PFAM:PF01546,PF07687;~go_function: GO:0016787 - hydrolase activity [Evidence IEA];~go_function: GO:0016813 - hydrolase activity, acting on carbon-nitrogen (but not peptide) bonds, in linear amidines [Evidence IEA]) — translated: MKISKMPKLTPSGLRINQARLSETIHETCKWGSAHRWGEGPNDTGMARLTLTDDDAKVRRWFADEVRKLGCSLSIDQMGNMFARQSGRLRSNAPMIAMGSHLDTQPRGGRYDGILGVTSALEVLRTMRENDFQTNYDVGIVNWTNEEGARFPKSMCSSGVWAGGIPIQAAWDLRDIQDERVSLRSELERHGYLGDIPCSHEAYPLGAHFELHIEQGPILPETSRSIGVVTGAQGYRWLTFTVTGQDAHTGTTPFSARRDPLLAASKMIVASNEVAKRHGALASTGILKLPENSSTNTVASEVAFTLDIRHPKDDVVHAVEKECLQTFQRISSEDGKGVRLEWTMDTDSPATQFHPDCIQSIKTAANGLLGEEGWMEITSGAGHDSVYTSRHCPTAMIFVPCRDGVSHHPTEYCTPEDCALGTQALLESVVDYDQRLFNKG
- a CDS encoding uncharacterized protein (COG:S;~EggNog:ENOG410Q2QS;~InterPro:IPR008979,IPR003305;~PFAM:PF02018;~go_function: GO:0016798 - hydrolase activity, acting on glycosyl bonds [Evidence IEA]), translated to MSAPPFEPIVVNSGFETGLLAPWIPSDPAAATIANGTLAYTGDYYLALRNAPGNRANWVHQPLNDLDASTNYTVTVQVSGPAVSAANYCSAWVHVGANVTTGLIDQVDLSYDDFGKWLTLEGQFQPKTDSVELYLRAACTLSGASHTSVLFWDDIVVAPAPVLD